From the Helicobacter mustelae genome, the window ATGACAGACAAAAATCTTCAAGAAATTTTCAAAAATGAGTTTGAAATCGAAGAATATGACAGCATTTTTTCTCAAATCAAAATCGTAGAAAATCCCCAAAATAGCGACGTTGTAAGCTTCATTGCTCCAAATGTCTATATCGAAAAATGGATCAAGACCAAATACTTGCAAAGACTCGCAGAGATCCTAGAGAAGCATTACAATATCACGCCAGAAATCCACGTCGTCACAGCGGTGAAAAAAAGTCATGTGAAAAGCTTAAAACAGGGTGCTAAAAAGATGGAGGCTGCACTCAATGCCTCCTATACTTTTGAGACTTTCATCCAAGGGGACTCTAATAAATTTGCCTATGAAATCGCAAAAAAAATTTGTGAAAAACAAGGAAAGGCCTATAATCCCGTTTTATTCTATGGAGGCACAGGACTTGGCAAAACACATCTCCTCAATGCCATTGGCAATAAGGTCATCGAAAAAAACAAAAGCGTGATTTACATCACCTCAGAGCAGTTTTTGAATGATTATTCAGAGAGACTGAAAAGCAACACGATGGAGAAATTCCGCGAAAAATATCGCAATTGCGATTATTTACTCATTGATGACATTCAGTTTTTTGCAGGCAAGATTCAAATCCAAGAGGAGTTTTTCCATACCTTCAATGAATTGCATCTCAAAAACAAACAAATCGTAATCACTGCAGACAAGAGTCTCAAGCAAATCCTAGGGCTAGAAGAGAGGCTAAAATCTCGCTGTGAATGGGGGATTACTGCAGATATCCAACCCCCGGGGATTGAGACCAAAATTGAAATCATCAAGCAAAAATGCATCATTCATCATGTTGAGATTAATCAAGACATCATCGAATGCCTCGCTTATAATATTGGAGGGAATATCCGTCAGATTGAGGGCATCATCTTGAAACTCAATGCGCTGCCGCTTTTAATCGGGCAGCCAATCACGCTTTCTATGGCACAAAATGCCATCAAGGACATCCGCAAGGAAGTCAGTGAAAACATCGACATCAATGCCATCATCAAGGCCACGGCAAGGGAATTTAACATCAAACCAAGTGAGATCACCTCAAAAAGCAGGGCCACAAAAATCGCTCAAGCTAGACGCATTGTAATCTATCTCTCCAGAGAACTCATCCCACATTCCATGGCAATGATTGCTCAAAGTCTCAACATGAAAGATCATAGTGCAGTGAGCAAAGCAGGGACAAAAATCAACAAAGAACTCAAAGAAGATCCCGCCCTCCAGCTGGCAATAAATGAAATTAAAAGCAAGCTATAATTAGATTTTTTTGCTACAATCAAGCAGAAAAATATGTGAATCAATGAGCAAAACAAAAACCTTCATTTCGTCTCCATTATCGGGGCTTTTCAGGGGTTTTTCACATTTTTCACGGCCCTACTAATACTACTAAAATTCTATTATCGAAGGAATGAAGATGAAATTTCATGTTAATAAGAATCATTTTGAAATTATTCTCAATCACTTGCAGCCATTTTTAGACAAAAAAGACTCCTCACAAATCACTTCTCACATCTATCTAGAAACTAAAGAAGAAAAACTTCAATTAAAAGCTACAGATTATGAAATTGGCCTAGAGACAAAAGTAGATATCAAAAAAGAAATCGATGGAAACGCCACAGTCAATGGTAAAAAAATCCTAGAAATTGTAAAACGCCTCAAAGAAGGAGAGATCACTATCGAGACAGATTCTCAAAATCTCCACATCAAACAAGGAAAATCAAAATTCAAACTTCCTATGTTTGATGCCAATGAATATCCAAAAAACATTGTTGATAAAAATATAACAGAAATTCATTTTGATACCTCTAGCTTCATTCAATCTCTCAAAAAAATTACCCCAGCCATTGATAGCACCAACCAAAAGCCAGAACTTACAGGAGCATTGTTGGAATTTAAAGATTATTCTTTTCATTTTGTAGCAACAGACACAAGGCGCCTAGCCCTAATCAAGCAAGATATTCAATCTATTGAAAGCTTTTCTATTATCCTGCCAAAAAAGGCCATCAGCGAAATCTCTAAACTCTTTTCTGAAAACATAAAAATCTTTTATAATGAAACCCAGCTCATCATAGAAAATGAATATTATTCTTTCTTTACAAGGCTTATCAATGGAAGATTCCCTGATTATCAAAAAATCCTACCAAAGGAATTAAAAATTCAACTTCAACTACCAAAAGACAAGGTAATTGAAGCCATTAGACTGATTAATTCCCTCTCCCAAAAAATTAAAATCACTCTAAGGGAATCTGAGGTATTTTTTGAAACGATTTCTATAGAAAATTCTGAACAGGCGCAGACGCAATTTGAATATCAGACAAATATCAAAGAAGAGATTTCTATTGGGGTGGATTCCCGTCATATCCTAGATTTCCTCGCACAAATTGACACCAATATTTTTGAAATCTGTATCAATGAGGTAACCACTCCCTTCATCGTGAAAAGTGAGAATTTTTTGACTTTGATTCTACCTATCAACTAAAGGATTTTTATGGAGAATAAAGATTATGGCGCGAGTAATATAAAAGTCCTAAAAGGTTTAGAGGCAGTTAGAAAACGCCCTGGGATGTATATTGGTGACACCAATGTCAATGGATTGCATCATATGATTTATGAAGTGGTGGATAATTCTATTGATGAGGCCATGGCAGGACATTGCAGCCAGATCAAAATCACACTCACACAAGAGGGCAGTGCTATCATTGAAGATGATGGGCGAGGCATCCCTGTGGATATGCATCCCACAGAAAAACTCCCAGCGGCCACAGTTGTGTTGACGGTTTTGCATGCAGGAGGGAAATTTGACAAAGACACTTATAAAGTATCTGGAGGATTGCACGGTGTGGGCGTGAGCGTGGTAAATGCACTCTCTAAGCGCCTGATTATGACCATCAAAAAAAATGGGTATATCTACCGTCAGGAATTTGCCAAAGGAATCCCACAAACCGATCTTGAAATCATCGGAAAAACCAAAGAGCACGGCACTACCATAGAATTTTTTCCTGATGGTGAGGTCATGGAAATCTTGGAATTTGATGCAGAGATTCTCATCAAGCGTTTCAAAGAAATGGCCTATCTCAATCAAAATGTGACTTTATTTTTCAAAGAAGAAAAAACAGGCAGAGAGCAAGTTTTTCATTTTGAAAATGGCCTGCATCAATTTGTAGAAGATATGAATAAAAAGCCCTTCATCTCTCCTATTATCAGCTTTAAGGCCAATGAAGAGGACACAGAAATTGAGATTGCCCTAGCCTATAATGAAGGCTATGATGAAAAGGTTTTGAGTTTTGTGAATAATATCCGAACTCCTGATGGTGGGACTCATGAGGCGGGATTTCGTGCTGGGCTAAGTCGGGCGATTCTAAATTACATCGAGGCAAATGCCAGTGCCAGGGAAAAAGATGCCAAAATCCAAGGTGAGGATGTGAGAGAGGGGCTTGTGGCAATTATTTCTGCCAAGATCATGGAGCCTCAATTTGAAGGGCAGACAAAGGGGAAGTTGGGAAGCTCCTTTGTAAAGCCCATTGTTCAAAAGCTTACTTTTGAAAAGCTTGCAAAGTTTTTTGAAGAAAATCCCAATGAAGCAAAAAAAATCATGCAAAAGGCATTGCTTGCAGCTCGTGGGCGTGAGGCAGCAAAAAAGGCACGCGAACTCACGAGGAAAAAAGATTCTCTCAGTGTAGGGACATTGCCTGGGAAATTAGCAGACTGTCAGAGCAAAGATCCTAGGGAATCTGAGATTTATCTAGTGGAGGGGGATAGTGCAGGTGGTAGTGCAAAACAAGGAAGAGATAGAGTCTATCAGGCCATTCTCCCACTTAGAGGCAAGATCCTCAATGTGGAAAAATCTCGCCTTGATAAAATTCTCAAAAGTGATGAGATCAAAAATATGATCACTGCATTTGGATGCGGGATTGGGGAGGAATTTGATATAGAGAGGCTTCGCTATCATAAAATCATCATTATGACGGATGCAGATGTAGATGGTAGTCATATCCAGACCTTGCTTATGACATTTTTTTATCGTTATTTAAAACCCCTCATAGAAAATGGGCATATTTACATTGCTCAGCCTCCACTCTATCGATTTAAAAAAGGCAAAAAAGAAATCTATCTCAAAGATGAAAAAGCTTTGAGTGAGTATCTCATAGAAAATGGGATTGAGAATTTTCATTTTCAGGGCATTGGTTCACAGGAGCTTTTGGAGATTTTGCGCTATATCTCTCATTATCGAGGGATTTTAAAAGAAATCCAAAAACATTACTCCATGATTGAGGTGATTAAATTTTTGATTGAAAATCGAGATTTTATCTCCTTGCCATTTGCAGAGCTTTATGAGAAAATCGAGGTATTCCTGCAGAGCATTGATTGCAATATTTTGAGTAAAAATATTAGCGAGCAACAAATTACGCTGTATATTCAGACAAAAACGGGGCTTGTGGAATTGGTAATTGATGAAAATCTCTTTAGTAATACTTTTTTTGAAGAGGCCTATTTCATTCACAACAAAATTATGGAGAGGGATCTATCATTTTTAGAGGGGCGGGATCTGATTGATCTTCTTGAAGAAATCGAAGAATCTGCCAAAAAAGGTGCTTATATCCAACGCTATAAGGGCCTAGGAGAAATGAATCCCGAGCAGCTTTGGGAGACCACGATGACTCCGAGTAATCGCACATTACTCAAGGTCGCACTAGAAGATGAAGAGAGTGCAGATGAAATTTTTACATTATTTATGGGAGATGAGGTCGAGCCCCGCCGCGCATATATCCAAGAAAATGCCAAAAATGTGAAACATTTGGATATTTAGATGGACAAAATTACAATCATTGATGGCGTAGAGATTTTGGAGAAGGGTTCCCCATTTTGGGGTTGGCTTTTGTTTTTTTCTGCTTTGTTTTTGGGTGTTTGGGTCTATTTTATCCCGACTTTCATCGCTTTCAAAAGAAAACATATTAGCCGCTATGGAATTTTTATCATTAATCTTTGTTTTGGTTTTACCTTTTTTGGCTGGATCATCGCCCTGGCTTGGTCTGTGAGCAAAAAAGATTAAAAGGGATGAATTATTTGATTTTTGATTGCTTCTTGGAAAATTTCTTCGTGATTTTTGGGAGGTTCCTTAAGTCTTGTTTTTGATCCCTCATCTTTTGGAAGAATTGCTAAAATACTTCCAGAATGTTTTTTAGTATCTCTTTGAGCAAACATCTCTTTAAATTTTTGTATTCTGATTTTTATATTTCCCAAGCTTGGGTCTGCGAGATAAATAAATTTTTTATCCGTACCAATAAAAACACTAAAATGAGGGCTTTTCCTCGTCATTAGATAAAGGATCACAGGGATTTTGATTTGCAATAAGGTATCAAAATCTAAGCCCAATGCTAGAGCCTTGAATCCTTTGGATTCTGAAAAATTTGCCAAATCCAAAAAAGAAATTTCAATTTTTTGCTGTTTTTTCTTTTCTAAATTCTTTTTTTCAAAAATATAGTCCAAAACATCATTTTCATCTACTTTGGTATTGAGATAGTAGGTAAAGAGAGTCGCAAGTGATGCAGCACCACAGCTATAATCATATTGCTGTTTGATGAGATTTTTGCTTTTGATTTCTACCCAAGATTGCAGGGGTTTTTCAAAGAAGAAAAAATTGTTGTCAAAAAATGTATGAGCAAAACTTAGAGAGATGAATTGTAAAAAGAAAAATAGGGATTTCATTAAAATTTATACAAAAAGGAAAGGTTGAGATTATTGTTTATATAGCTGCTTGTGTTGAGATTTTCTACATTGAAAAATACAAATAATTTTTGGGTGGCCTCATAGGAGAGGCCGAAGTTATATCCGATAGAAGAACCCTCAGTTGCAATGACTTTATGATTGATTTTGTCTGCTGTTTTGTAATAATACTTCACTCCAACATTCAGCGAGATAGAGGGATTTATAGCAAAATAAATCATAGGGTTTAATGTGAAGATTTTGCCATAGACAAATGTTGAATTTTGAAATTTATTGTCAAGATTGAAAAAAAGGCTTGCTTGGACGAAAAACACAATTGGATCCACTGTATAAAAACTTGAGAGAAAAACATTGTATGCGCTGAAAGAATCTAATTTGCTTTTGTTTTTGAAGGTTGATGTCTTCATAATGTCTGTTGTAAAGCCAGCAAATAATGAAGGAAAGCGATCTTCTTTTTCCAAAATTTCCGCTATTTATAGAGCTAAATGTCTTATTCATATTGCTAATTTTTGTGTGTTGGTAGTAGCCATTGACTGAGCTAAAAATCTCAATTCTATCTGTAATCCCATAGCGTATTGAAAAATTAGCATTTAAATAATCTTGATTTAAATCTTGCATATTTAGGATAGGAATTGGGATGAAGCTATTGTCAGAGAGTTGATAGGCAATCGTGCCAGCCTCTGTGTTTTTGTTTTTGATATTGATGTAAGAAAACTGCGTTGTTAATCTTAGTTTGTTTTTTCGCTCAAAGTTTCCTTGATGGAAATTGGTGCAGCAGATAAGTAAGAACAAAGGATCATAAGAAGAAATAAACTCCTCATAATTCTCATATTCTTACCAAGTTGTATCTAAACTCACACCCATTTCTAGCATAACGGCGAAATTATTTCCACTTGGATAATTAAGACTAGGTGTGAGATGTAGTTCATTTTGTCGGTAGTAGATCCCTTTGACTTTGGCATAAAAATCAGGTCTTTTTAGTCTGTCTTCTTGTGCATAGACATTTACAATATCCCTTCGATGGATATATCCAAAGCTAAATTCCACTCGATGAACATTAGCGTTTTTAACAAGCTTATTAAATCCTGCAAATGCATGCCTTACCCAAGGAGCAATTGAGTAGCTCAAATCATACTCTAAATGATGAATTTCACTAAGGGGAATTCTCTGATAGATCCTTCCTCCAAAAAATACCGAAACATTCAGCTCTCTTTGAGGGCTCCCTATGCCAAAACTATAATATCCTATAGGTATTACCAAACCGATCAAAAAGGGAGTTTTTAAGGATCCCGTATTGATACCAATATAGGGAGAGATGAAATAGATGAAGCTTTGGGCATTAAAATTTTTATTTGTCTGGTAATTATAGGTCACAGTGCCGTTAATTCCAATATGAAAGTACTTTCGATAGGTTTCTGAGCTTATAGAAAATAACCCTCCTACATTGTTTAGATTCCCATAGTGGGTTTGGAAATTTCCATAATAGCTCCCTAATCCAAGACGAAAATCTGTACAACGATCGCTATGGCATCGAAATGCCGATGCCATATCTGTAAAAATGCCAATAAAAAACAAAATTTTTGCAAACTTCAACATAAAATCTCCAAAATGAACAGATTAGTAAAAAGAATACATAGAATCAAATTTGTCGCATTTATGATTCAATAAAGAATTTAGACCCCAAGTTGCTAAACCTATAAGTGGTATTGCCCACCAAAATTTTCCTTGAATTTGTTTCATTTCTGTGTCATTAAGGATAGTTACGTTATTTGCACTTTGCTTTTGACCAAACAAGACCTGTGCATCCCCAGAGGAAAGAGCAGCTTCTTTGGCATTGATTCCTGCAAGAGTGAGCAACATTACAAAACAAAGAATCTTTTATTTTATCTCCTTATAAAGATTATTTATCTTTGGTTTACTAATAACACAAAGATAAATACACGCTAACAAAAATCCTTTTTCTCGTCAAGATATAGTGCAATATTCATAATAAAATCGAGATAAAAGTAACATTGTATTTTTTCCTATGAGGAGAGCCTGTTTATTTGGGAAACGTGGGACATTACAGCCCTAAGAATTTGCCATTTGAGAAGGGATTAAATCGACTTAAAAAGACCTAAAAGCCACGGTGTATAGGACTAGTTTGCTTTTGATTTCCATTTAGAGGAGAGATTTTAAGCATAGGTGTTTTGCTCTTTTTGCTTAATTTTTTATTTTGGTTTTTTAGTGATTTTTTGGATTTTTCTCATTCAAAGAATTTTTAGTTTTTTAGTGACTAGCAGGAGGATTTTTGAAAATATCTCACAAAAAACATTTATAACATTTTCTCCCATTCATATGCGCTTTTTATGATCATTTCTATGTCATCAAATTTGGGACGCCAGTTTGTAAGTCGCAGGATTTTTTGATTATTGGCGATGAGCTTGGCGGGATCCCCTGCGCGTCGGGGCATCTCCTCGACAAGAAAGTCTTGTTTTGTCACTCTTTTCACAGATTCTATGATTTCTTTTACGCTATATCCACGGGAATATCCCACATTAAAAATCTCTGATTGCCCTGTGTGTTTTAGGAATTGGTATGCACTCAAATGCGCACTCGCTAAATCATTGATATGAATATAGTCTCTGATGCAAGTGCCATCTTTTGTCGGATAGTCATCCCCAAACACTCCCATTTTTGTCCGTTTTTTTGTGGCGCATTCCACTGCGACTTTGATGAGATGGGTGGCATTTTTGCTACGCTGCCCTAGGCCCATCTCTCCTATACTATTGGCTCCTGCAACATTGAAATAACGCAAAATGCCAAATTTCAAATCACTCGTATTGCTAAGATCTTGCAAGATCCTCTCACTCATCATTTTGGATGCGCCATAGGGGTTGATGGGCTGGAGGGGAAAATCTTCGCTAATGACATCAAAATCTGGTTGCCCATAAACAGCAGCAGTAGAAGAAAAAATAAAAAAGCTTACTTGATATTTACTACATAGCTCCAAAAGGAAAGTAGTGTTTAAGGTGTTGTTTTTGTAGTAAAAGAGAGGATTTTTGGTGGATTCTTCTACACTCAATGCAGCAGCAAAGTGCAAAACCCCCTCTATTTTTTGGGAGGAAAAGATTTTTTCTACTTCATGATGGTCGGCAAGATCGAGGCAAAAAAACTCTATGCGATGCGGGAATTTTGCCTGCAAAAAAGCGAGATTTTCTCTAAAACCTGTGGAGAGATCATCAATGAGTAAAAACTCACAATCCGTCTGCTCCAAAAATTCCAATAATGTATGCGACCCGATGTAGCCACAACCACCTGTCACAAGAATTTTTTCCATAAAATCGCCTTTGTTTGTCCTCATTATATCCAAAGTAAAAAAGATGTGATAGATTAACAAATCTTTTTAATATCAAAAAAGGAGCAAAAAATGCAGGAAGAATATGATTTTGATACAAGGACTTTGATTATGTCTGTACTTGTGAATCCGTCTATGGCAAATTTTACTGGGGTAATGCATGGAGGAGATTTGCTAAAGATTTTAGACCAGGTGGCTTATGCTTGTGCTACTCGTTATTGTGGTGTGGGTGTGGTGACCATGGCAGTAGATAGCGTGACTTTCAGGCATCCAATCCCTATTGGTTCCTTACTAACATTTTTGGCGAGTATAAACTATACAGGAAAGACAAGTTGTGAAGTCGGGATTAAGGTGATTAGCGAAGATATCAAAAACAAATATGTAACGCATTGCAATAGCTGCTATTTTACTATGGTAGCAGTGGATCAGGGCAAAAAGGTAGCCGTCCCACAGTTTGAACCCAAGACAGAAATAGAAAAGCGGCGCTGGGCAGAGGCGATAGAACGTCGTAAGAAAAATATCAGGTAAATAAGTTTTCTAAACTTTCTTCTTTGGTATAGAGTTTGATGAAATCTTGAAATTCCCGC encodes:
- the dnaN gene encoding DNA polymerase III subunit beta, encoding MKFHVNKNHFEIILNHLQPFLDKKDSSQITSHIYLETKEEKLQLKATDYEIGLETKVDIKKEIDGNATVNGKKILEIVKRLKEGEITIETDSQNLHIKQGKSKFKLPMFDANEYPKNIVDKNITEIHFDTSSFIQSLKKITPAIDSTNQKPELTGALLEFKDYSFHFVATDTRRLALIKQDIQSIESFSIILPKKAISEISKLFSENIKIFYNETQLIIENEYYSFFTRLINGRFPDYQKILPKELKIQLQLPKDKVIEAIRLINSLSQKIKITLRESEVFFETISIENSEQAQTQFEYQTNIKEEISIGVDSRHILDFLAQIDTNIFEICINEVTTPFIVKSENFLTLILPIN
- the gyrB gene encoding DNA topoisomerase (ATP-hydrolyzing) subunit B produces the protein MENKDYGASNIKVLKGLEAVRKRPGMYIGDTNVNGLHHMIYEVVDNSIDEAMAGHCSQIKITLTQEGSAIIEDDGRGIPVDMHPTEKLPAATVVLTVLHAGGKFDKDTYKVSGGLHGVGVSVVNALSKRLIMTIKKNGYIYRQEFAKGIPQTDLEIIGKTKEHGTTIEFFPDGEVMEILEFDAEILIKRFKEMAYLNQNVTLFFKEEKTGREQVFHFENGLHQFVEDMNKKPFISPIISFKANEEDTEIEIALAYNEGYDEKVLSFVNNIRTPDGGTHEAGFRAGLSRAILNYIEANASAREKDAKIQGEDVREGLVAIISAKIMEPQFEGQTKGKLGSSFVKPIVQKLTFEKLAKFFEENPNEAKKIMQKALLAARGREAAKKARELTRKKDSLSVGTLPGKLADCQSKDPRESEIYLVEGDSAGGSAKQGRDRVYQAILPLRGKILNVEKSRLDKILKSDEIKNMITAFGCGIGEEFDIERLRYHKIIIMTDADVDGSHIQTLLMTFFYRYLKPLIENGHIYIAQPPLYRFKKGKKEIYLKDEKALSEYLIENGIENFHFQGIGSQELLEILRYISHYRGILKEIQKHYSMIEVIKFLIENRDFISLPFAELYEKIEVFLQSIDCNILSKNISEQQITLYIQTKTGLVELVIDENLFSNTFFEEAYFIHNKIMERDLSFLEGRDLIDLLEEIEESAKKGAYIQRYKGLGEMNPEQLWETTMTPSNRTLLKVALEDEESADEIFTLFMGDEVEPRRAYIQENAKNVKHLDI
- a CDS encoding superinfection immunity protein, producing the protein MDKITIIDGVEILEKGSPFWGWLLFFSALFLGVWVYFIPTFIAFKRKHISRYGIFIINLCFGFTFFGWIIALAWSVSKKD
- a CDS encoding C39 family peptidase, with the translated sequence MKSLFFFLQFISLSFAHTFFDNNFFFFEKPLQSWVEIKSKNLIKQQYDYSCGAASLATLFTYYLNTKVDENDVLDYIFEKKNLEKKKQQKIEISFLDLANFSESKGFKALALGLDFDTLLQIKIPVILYLMTRKSPHFSVFIGTDKKFIYLADPSLGNIKIRIQKFKEMFAQRDTKKHSGSILAILPKDEGSKTRLKEPPKNHEEIFQEAIKNQIIHPF
- the galE gene encoding UDP-glucose 4-epimerase GalE, with protein sequence MEKILVTGGCGYIGSHTLLEFLEQTDCEFLLIDDLSTGFRENLAFLQAKFPHRIEFFCLDLADHHEVEKIFSSQKIEGVLHFAAALSVEESTKNPLFYYKNNTLNTTFLLELCSKYQVSFFIFSSTAAVYGQPDFDVISEDFPLQPINPYGASKMMSERILQDLSNTSDLKFGILRYFNVAGANSIGEMGLGQRSKNATHLIKVAVECATKKRTKMGVFGDDYPTKDGTCIRDYIHINDLASAHLSAYQFLKHTGQSEIFNVGYSRGYSVKEIIESVKRVTKQDFLVEEMPRRAGDPAKLIANNQKILRLTNWRPKFDDIEMIIKSAYEWEKML
- a CDS encoding acyl-CoA thioesterase, yielding MQEEYDFDTRTLIMSVLVNPSMANFTGVMHGGDLLKILDQVAYACATRYCGVGVVTMAVDSVTFRHPIPIGSLLTFLASINYTGKTSCEVGIKVISEDIKNKYVTHCNSCYFTMVAVDQGKKVAVPQFEPKTEIEKRRWAEAIERRKKNIR